A region of Denticeps clupeoides chromosome 19, fDenClu1.1, whole genome shotgun sequence DNA encodes the following proteins:
- the actmap gene encoding actin maturation protease isoform X1 — protein MSADHPGRPPAPPPPPPPPRVAHASGPKKKLYQALAEGKAPVEGDHKEALLLLKQRDGDYRKDLQWVLFNRYVPSMIQDGPQCGLVALWMGAQLLWPPRDVPLEAVVQRARASGYTAQGEMFSARDMALLAEELYGCEAELLKGGMDGDNARLMLKHLAHGQPALVPYDEDFNHEPCQRCGHRAHWAVASGVLVGVSFGTLDNKKVWSDPTLPWVLLARHGDADLLSWSLDSMQEVYVLAKQGKSLRYQLWHLETVAQSNAQLRELDPHRANDGTHYVLPPGGVEEGLAGKVVLLHTRAKT, from the exons ATGTCCGCGGATCATCCCGGCCGACCTCCAGCACCCCCGCCGCCTCCGCCTCCGCCCCGGGTCGCTCATGCCTCGGGGCCGAAGAAGAAGCTCTACCAGGCGCTCGCCGAGGGAAAGGCTCCGGTGGAAGGCGACCACAAGGAGGCCCTGCTGCTCCTCAAGCAGCGAGACGGCGA CTACAGGAAAGATCTTCAGTGGGTGCTGTTCAACAGATACGTTCCTTCGATGATCCAGGACGGGCCGCA ATGTGGTTTGGTTGCTCTGTGGATGGGAGCGCAGCTGCTGTGGCCGCCGAGGGACGTTCCGCTGGAGGCCGTGGTGCAGAGAGCCCGGGCCAGCGGATACACCGCCCAGGGGGAGATGTTTTCAG CTCGTGACATGGCCTTACTCGCCGAGGAACTCTATGGCTGTGAAGCTGAGCTCCTGAAAGGAGGGATGGACGGCGACAACGCACGCCTCATGCTGAAGCATCTCGCCCACGGGCAGCCTGCCCTTGTGCC ATACGATGAGGACTTCAACCACGAGCCCTGCCAGCGCTGCGGTCACCGGGCGCACTGGGCTGTCGCATCAG GAGTTTTGGTGGGTGTGAGTTTTGGGACTCTTGACAACAAAAAGGTCTGGTCTGACCCAACCCTTCCCTGGGTCCTCCTGGCCAGGCATGGAGATGCAGACCTCCTATCGTGGTCCTTGGATTCCATGCAGGAAGTCTACGTTTTGGCCAAACAAGGCAAAAGCCTGCGCTACCAGCTGTGGCACTTGGAGACAGTCGCTCAGAGTAACGCGCAGCTCAGGGAGCTGGATCCCCACAGGGCCAACGATGGGACGCACTACGTGCTTCCTCCAGGAGGGGTGGAGGAAGGACTGGCTGGCAAAGTGGTGCTTCTTCATACCAGAGCAAAGACTTAG
- the actmap gene encoding actin maturation protease isoform X2, translated as MSADHPGRPPAPPPPPPPPRVAHASGPKKKLYQALAEGKAPVEGDHKEALLLLKQRDGEKDLQWVLFNRYVPSMIQDGPQCGLVALWMGAQLLWPPRDVPLEAVVQRARASGYTAQGEMFSARDMALLAEELYGCEAELLKGGMDGDNARLMLKHLAHGQPALVPYDEDFNHEPCQRCGHRAHWAVASGVLVGVSFGTLDNKKVWSDPTLPWVLLARHGDADLLSWSLDSMQEVYVLAKQGKSLRYQLWHLETVAQSNAQLRELDPHRANDGTHYVLPPGGVEEGLAGKVVLLHTRAKT; from the exons ATGTCCGCGGATCATCCCGGCCGACCTCCAGCACCCCCGCCGCCTCCGCCTCCGCCCCGGGTCGCTCATGCCTCGGGGCCGAAGAAGAAGCTCTACCAGGCGCTCGCCGAGGGAAAGGCTCCGGTGGAAGGCGACCACAAGGAGGCCCTGCTGCTCCTCAAGCAGCGAGACGGCGA GAAAGATCTTCAGTGGGTGCTGTTCAACAGATACGTTCCTTCGATGATCCAGGACGGGCCGCA ATGTGGTTTGGTTGCTCTGTGGATGGGAGCGCAGCTGCTGTGGCCGCCGAGGGACGTTCCGCTGGAGGCCGTGGTGCAGAGAGCCCGGGCCAGCGGATACACCGCCCAGGGGGAGATGTTTTCAG CTCGTGACATGGCCTTACTCGCCGAGGAACTCTATGGCTGTGAAGCTGAGCTCCTGAAAGGAGGGATGGACGGCGACAACGCACGCCTCATGCTGAAGCATCTCGCCCACGGGCAGCCTGCCCTTGTGCC ATACGATGAGGACTTCAACCACGAGCCCTGCCAGCGCTGCGGTCACCGGGCGCACTGGGCTGTCGCATCAG GAGTTTTGGTGGGTGTGAGTTTTGGGACTCTTGACAACAAAAAGGTCTGGTCTGACCCAACCCTTCCCTGGGTCCTCCTGGCCAGGCATGGAGATGCAGACCTCCTATCGTGGTCCTTGGATTCCATGCAGGAAGTCTACGTTTTGGCCAAACAAGGCAAAAGCCTGCGCTACCAGCTGTGGCACTTGGAGACAGTCGCTCAGAGTAACGCGCAGCTCAGGGAGCTGGATCCCCACAGGGCCAACGATGGGACGCACTACGTGCTTCCTCCAGGAGGGGTGGAGGAAGGACTGGCTGGCAAAGTGGTGCTTCTTCATACCAGAGCAAAGACTTAG
- the snrpa gene encoding U1 small nuclear ribonucleoprotein A, protein MAGQELRLNHTIYINNLNEKIKKDELKKSLYAIFSQFGQILDILVSRTFKMKGQAFVIFKEVNSASNALRSMQGFPFYDKPMRIQYAKSDSDIIAKMKGTYVERDRKKEKRKPKPTEPSAGKKGAMGAAALGPGVPSAIPGMPPMGQGPRMMPMPGHPPYMPPPGMMPPPGMAPGQMPPGAMPPGQMMPGQMAHAQAVSENPPNHILFLTNLPEETNELMLSMLFNQFPGFKEVRLVPGRHDIAFVEFENEVQAGAAREALQGFKITQSNAMKISFAKK, encoded by the exons ATGGCTGGTCAAGAGTTGCGCCTAAATCATACAATTTATATCAACAACCTGAACGAGAAGATTAAAAAAGACG AGCTAAAGAAGTCTTTGTATGCCATATTCTCCCAGTTTGGACAGATCCTGGACATCCTGGTGTCGcgaacatttaaaatgaaaggacAAGCATTTGTCATTTTCAAGGAAGTGAATAGCGCCTCTAACGCCCTGCGTTCCATGCAAGGTTTCCCCTTCTATGATAAGCCCATG CGCATTCAGTATGCCAAATCAGACTCTGATATCATCGCGAAGATGAAGGGGACCTATGTTGAGCGAGACCGCAAGAAGGAGAAAAGAAAGCCAAAACCTACTGAGCCTTCAGCTGGCAAGAAGGGAGCAATGGGTGCTGCAGCTCTGGGCCCTGGAGTGCCTTCTGCCATTCCT ggAATGCCACCTATGGGTCAGGGTCCAAGGATGATGCCCATGCCAGGGCACCCTCCTTACATGCCACCACCTGGCATGATGCCACCCCCTGGAATGGCCCCTGGGCAAATGCCTCCTGGTGCCATGCCCCCAGGACAGATGATGCCGGGACAGATGGCCCATGCTCAAGCG GTGTCGGAGAATCCGCCCAATCACATCCTGTTTCTTACCAACCTGCCAGAGGAGACAAACGAGCTTATGTTGTCCATGCTGTTCAACCA ATTTCCAGGGTTCAAAGAAGTGCGGTTGGTCCCCGGGCGCCACGATATTGCTTTTGTGGAGTTTGAAAATGAGGTGCAGGCAGGTGCAGCTAGAGAAGCCCTGCAGGGCTTTAAGATCACTCAGTCCAACGCAATGAAGATCTCCTTTGCCAAGAAATAA